The following proteins are encoded in a genomic region of Nitrospirota bacterium:
- a CDS encoding Fic family protein, with the protein MTWNWQQENWPNFVFEKEAFAPNETRFIHEAGMLHGAIKHLAEEDRTRLTIDLISNEAITTSEIEGEILNRDSVQSSIRRNFGLDADNRKIPPAEQGIAAMMTDLYRHSSTALSENQLFGWHGMLMRGRKDLTTVGAYRTRGDPMQVVSGPIGTPKVHFEAPPSHRVPMEMSRFFAWFNHTAPEGRQPMPALTRAGIAHLYFESIHPFEDGNGRIGRALSEKALSQNLGQPTLIALSHTICQHRKAYYTALEDNNKSLDITDWLIYFTRTILEAQRHTQRLIDFLIAKTKLYDRLRGQLNERQEKVLARMFREGLEGFKGGLSADNYLKITNTSRSTATRDLQDLVEKGAFRKTGELKHTRYWLNMLKESSTR; encoded by the coding sequence ATGACCTGGAATTGGCAACAAGAGAACTGGCCGAACTTCGTTTTTGAGAAGGAGGCTTTTGCGCCGAACGAAACCCGCTTCATCCATGAAGCAGGAATGCTTCATGGCGCCATAAAGCATCTCGCAGAGGAAGACCGAACACGGCTCACCATCGACCTCATCAGCAACGAGGCCATCACCACCTCGGAGATCGAGGGGGAGATACTCAACCGCGACTCCGTGCAATCGTCGATTCGACGGAATTTCGGATTGGATGCGGACAACAGAAAAATCCCTCCCGCCGAACAAGGCATTGCCGCCATGATGACCGACCTCTATCGTCACTCCAGCACTGCTCTCTCTGAAAACCAGTTGTTCGGTTGGCATGGCATGCTGATGCGTGGGCGGAAAGACCTGACCACTGTCGGCGCCTACCGAACCAGAGGGGACCCGATGCAGGTGGTTTCAGGCCCCATTGGAACTCCCAAGGTTCATTTCGAGGCGCCACCATCGCACAGAGTCCCGATGGAGATGAGCCGGTTTTTCGCCTGGTTCAACCACACGGCACCGGAGGGGCGGCAGCCGATGCCCGCACTCACGCGCGCCGGCATCGCGCACCTATACTTCGAGTCGATCCATCCTTTTGAAGACGGCAATGGGCGGATAGGGCGAGCACTGTCGGAAAAGGCCTTGTCCCAGAACTTGGGCCAGCCGACGCTCATCGCGCTATCCCATACGATCTGCCAGCACCGGAAGGCCTATTACACGGCCCTGGAGGACAATAACAAGTCATTGGACATTACCGACTGGCTGATCTATTTCACTCGAACCATTCTGGAAGCCCAGCGGCACACCCAGCGACTCATTGATTTTCTCATTGCCAAAACCAAGCTGTACGACCGCCTGCGGGGGCAGCTCAATGAACGGCAGGAAAAGGTGCTCGCACGTATGTTTCGGGAAGGACTGGAGGGATTCAAAGGCGGGCTCAGTGCGGACAACTACCTCAAAATCACCAACACCTCCAGATCCACCGCCACCAGAGACTTGCAGGATCTTGTAGAGAAGGGTGCGTTCCGCAAAACCGGCGAACTGAAACACACCCGATACTGGCTGAATATGCTCAAAGAATCGAGCACGCGCTGA